The genomic segment CCCTTCGCGGGGTTAAGCGATTCCGAAATAGGAGAGGTCCTGCGCATTATAGAGAAGGTGAAGTCCCGGTTCTCCCTCATCCTCATCGAGCATAAAATATCCAGGATCGTCGATCTCGTGGAGAGGTTGTGCGTCATGCACGAGGGCAAGCTGATCGCCCAGGGCATCCCCAATGAGGTGCTTTGCAATACTCTGGTGCGGGAAGTTTACTGGGGCAAAGAGGAGGGCTTGGTATGCTCAGTGTAAAAAATCTGGATGTTGCGTACGGGCACGCGAAGGTCCTCCACGGCATCACCCTCCGTGTCGAGAACGGCGAAATGGCTTTTGTGGCGGGCAGGAACGGGGCGGGAAAGACCACGCTCCTTAAATCGGTGGCCGGTTTTCTGAAACCCTCTTCCGGTTCCATCTTTTTTGAGGAGAAAGAGATCACCGGTCTTGCCCCTGAAAAAATAGCATTAATGGGAATACGATATGTTTTTCAGGATAAGAGGGTATTCTCGCAGCTTACGGTAAAGGAGAACCTCGAGCTTGCGGCCTATCCCACCCGTGAGAAAATAGCGGATGCCATCGCCAAGGTGGTCAGCATCTATCCCAAGATCGAGAAATACCTGAATGCGAGAGCAGGGAGCTTGAGCGGGGGCCAAAGGCAGATTTTACTCATCGGGCGCGCCCTTGTGGGAAATCCCAGGCTGCTTCTTATCGACGAGCCCACCGAGGGCCTTGCCGCCGGGACCATTAATGATATCCTCAATGTCCTTTCCCTGATGAAAGGAAAGGTATCGATGGTGATCGTGGAGCAGAATCTCTCTGTAGTCGGTATGCTTGCCGACAAAGTCTATGTGATGAAAGAAGGCAAAGTGGTGACGGAACTCACGGAAAAAGGGGAAATAAACAATAAAAGCCAGTTGGAACAATACCTGTAAGGAGGACAATTATGAGCGCACCAAAAATTGAGGCATCAAAGACCGCCATCGTTTTGATCGAGCCGCAATACGATTTTCTGAAACCGGGCGGTTCAATGTACCAGTTTATCGCGCAGCAGCTTGAGAAACGGAACGTGATCCCCAATCTCGTCGACCTCATCGACAGGGCGAGGGGCAAGGTCAAGAAGATCATCTACGTGCCCTTCGAGGCATTCGAGCCGGGTTTTCCCGAGATAGATCCTCACGGTCCGGGAATGGGAGGTTTGAGGGGCCTCGAAATAGACATGCCCACCGGCTGGGAGATCGAAGGCAAACCGGTCAGCGGCGCCTGGGTGGCGGGAACACTGGGCCCGGAGATCATCCCGGAGCTCACGCCCAAGAAGGGAGACCTGATCGTGAGAGGCAAGAAAACCCTTGACGCGTTCTGGTCCACGGCCCTCGACTATACTTTGAGGGTCAATATGATCGAATATGTCGCCATCGTCGGATTTCACACCAACTGGTGTGTCGAATCGACCGCGAGATCGGCGTATGACAAGGGCTACAGGGTAATTGTGGTCGGCGACTGTACGGGGACTGACACGGATATGGAACAGGATTATGCCGAGAAATATATATTCCCGAAAATCGGCCATGTAATGAACCACGAGGATTTCCTGAAGAGCCTCATATAAGTGTTTTAAATATCGGAGCGGATCGGAAGGATCCTTATCAGGCAGTAATCCTGGATTCGGGCCTTCCGTGCCCCCGGCACCCGCGGAGTCTTAAGAGGAGGACAGTTTGAGCGCGAGCAGTCCCTACGGAAAAAAGAATTCATATATTGCAACCGGTCCGAGAAGCGTCATGGATATCGCGATAATCGCCGCGGCCTTCATCGTTCTGGTCCCCGTGCTGGGGATAAACAGGACCACCGATTTCATAATCTTCTGTATTTTCGTCCTCGGATATAATCTCCTTTATGGCTACATGGGCCGCCTTTCCTTCGGTCATATGCTCTATCTGGGCACGGGGGCATACGCACTTACCCTCTTTACGGAGCATGTTTCGAAGAACCCGATCCTCGCAATTCTCGCCGGTATTTGTGCCGGAGCGTTAATAGGCATAATCCTCGGACCTATCATCGTACGGACCTCGGGCGCCTGTTTTGCCCTTATCAACCTGGCATTCGACCAGGTCGGATATTTTCTCGTTATCGTCGCCTTCTCAAAATATACCGGGGGCGAGGACGGTATGTCAGCCTACTTCGGAAAGCTACCGCTTCTCGATTTCGGTAAAAAACCGGTCATATTCGGATTCGTCCTCTTCTGCCTTCTTCTTACCTATTATTTGCTGAAGAAGTTTACTTCCTCGCCCTACGGCGTATTGATCAAGTCCATAAAGGAGAATGAGACGAGGGTAAAATTCCTGGGCTACAACACTTTTGCGTATAAGTGGGCAACTTTCATAATATCTACTTCCATATCCGCCTTTGCAGGGGCGCTTTCAATTCTCAATTACGGCTACGTGACGCCCAGTTTCATCGATCCCTCAAGGGCCGTGGAAGTCATATTCGCAGCCCTCATCGGAGGGGCGGGAAGTCTCTATGGCTCCATAATCGGTGGAGTCGTATATATGGCCATAAGCAATTATCTCGCCTCCTATATACCGAGATGGGAAATGTTTCTCGGTTTTGCCCTTCTTATCAGCGTCTTCAGGTTCAGGTCGGGCATCTGGGGGTTTATAGTCGAAAGAATAGAGAAAAGACACAACCCGTCAGCGAGGCAATCATGATAAATACCATCGCATATGGATTGACTATCGGCGCGATACTCTACATTATCAGCATAGGGCTCTCCCTTACCTTCGGCACGATGAGGATCGTGAACTTCGCTCACGGTTTCGTCTATACGGCAGGGGCCTATCTGCTCGTCACCTCCCTTCCTCTCGTGAGAGACAACTTCATCCTCGGTGCGGTACTGGCTGTAGCCGCCGTGATTCCCATCAGCTATGTGATCGAGAGATTCGTAATCAGGAAGCTCTATGGCGTGTCGATAGACTATGCGATTATCGCCACCTATGCGGTGGTGCTCATAGGCATCGACCTTATCAAGTGGATATGGGGTGCGGCGCCCATACCCCTTTCCGATCCGGTGGGTATCGACGTCTCTCTGGGGGGAGTGACCCTTCCCCTGTACCGTTTGATCATCATCATGCTTTCCCTGATCATCTTCCTCTCTCTTTCGCTCTTCTTCAAAAAAACGATGGTGGGTAAGATCGTGGTGGCCTCCCTGGAAGACAAGGACGCCGCACGAAGTCTGGGGATTAGCGTCGACAAGTATTTCTCCTATGTCTTTATCATAGGGAGCTGCCTTGCCGCCCTGGGCGGCGTCCTGTACGCTCCCATTACCTCGGTTCACCCCTATATGGGAATGATGGTGCTTCTCATAAGCTTTGCCGTAGTACTCGTGGGGGGTCTCGGAAATGTGAAGGGCACTTTCGTCTCCGCCTTCGTCCTCGGAATGATCATGGCAATCACGGGGCGGTTTTGGGGGCCTGCCGCAGAGACTATGGTTTTTGTGGTTATGGGCATAGTACTCATTTTTAAACCGATCGACGTGTGAGACAGGAGGACAGGGGAGCTGCCATTTCATGAATCCGCAAAGCTTGTTGCGACAGATATTCGAAAGCGCCCTCCAGGCTGTTGACCCTTACGAAACCGTAAAGGTCCATGGAGACGTCATTTTATCCCAAATGAGGAGGGGGAAATACGGCAGACTGAAGATCGTCAGTTTCGGCAAAGCCGCTTATCTGATGGCAAAGGCCCTTCAGGATCAGGCATCCGATCTGATCGGTTCCGGCATAGTAATCACAAAATACGGTCATGCCCAGACTGAGCGTCTCGGAGCGGTTATGGTGAGGGAGGCGGGCCATCCTCTTCCTGATTTAAAGGGATATGAGGCAACGAAGGAGGCAGTACATATTGTGGGCGAGGGTGATAGCCCCGCACTTATCGCCTGCCTCATTTCAGGCGGAGGCTCGGCCCTCCTGGTCGCTCCCTACGGAGAGATAACTCTCGCGGAGAAACAGAAGGCAACCAGCCTTCTCCTGAGGGGCGGGGCAGATATTACCGAGGTAAATACGGTTCGGAAACACATTTCCCTGGTTAAGGGAGGGCGGCTTGCAGGCCTCGCCTCTCCAAGCAGGGTGATCTCCCTTATCCTCTCCGACGTAATAGGGGACAGGCTCGACGTAATCGCCTCGGGCCCCACTGCACCGGACAACACCACCTATTCAGATGCCCTTGCGGTGATTGCCAAATATGGTCTGGGCAGTGAAATGCCTCCCGGCGTGCTCGACGTCCTGAAGCGAGGGGCAGGCCACGCATTGCCGGAGACGCCGAAGGGAGGGGATCCGATCTTTGCCAAAGTAGAAAATATAATAATAGGGAACAATAAGATGGCTGCCGCCGCCGCAAAAAGGAAGGCCGAATCCCTGGGTTTGGCTACTACGGTCATCTCCACTGAAGTCCGGGGCGAAGCAAAACTCCTGGGGCGGACCCTTGCGGAGAGGGCAAAGAAAAGTTTGGAGGCAATGCGGCAGACGCGGTGCAGGGCCCGAAAAGGCATTTGTCTCATTTCCGGGGGAGAGCCTACCGTGACGGTGACCGGAAACGGGCAAGGGGGGCGGAATACGGAGCTTGCCCTGGCCTTCGCGAGAGAGATCGAAGGAGTGAAAGGCATTACCTTTCTTTCGGCAGCCACGGATGGGACAGACGGACCGACGGACGCGGCAGGGGCGATGGTGGACGGCAACACCACATCTATCGCGAGAAGGACGGGGACAGACCCCCTGGAGCACCTGAACAACAATGATTCTTATAATTTCTTCCGAAAGGCAGGCGGGCTTTTCATGACCGGCCCGACAGGCACCAATGTCATGGACCTTCACATGGCGATTATCGAATCACCGGTTGATAAGGGCTGATCGCCACCCCGGGGACCGAGCTTTATCCTGTTACCCTTATCCGGTATTATATTAGAACATGATCCCCTTCAATCGCCTGGGCTTCCTTTTCAAAATTTTTGGAATCATGATCTATCCCGGGGAGGCCAGGGTCCGCCTGAGCACGATCGGCCGCCGACTGGCGCTGCGGGCGCGCGTACTCGATCTCGGCGGCGGGACAGGGGTATTGGCTGATCTTATCCACAGGGTAAGGCAGGACCTCCGCTGCGTTGCAGCGGACCCTGCGCTAGGGATGCTTGAAAAAGGCTCTCCCCATATACTTAAGGCGGCGGGCCTGGCGGAGAGCCTGCCTTTTAAGGAAAATATTTTCGAAGCCGTGCTCATAGGCGATGCCCTCCATCACTTCGATGACCCCTTCAAAGCAATACTGGAGGTGATGCGGGTCCTGAAGTCCGATGGCATACTTTTCATATTCGACATGGACCCGGAGACTTTTGCGGGAAGGATCATTTACCGTGTGGAGAAGCTCATGAGAGAGCCCGCGCGGTTTCGTCCGCCCGAAGAGCTGAGTAAGATCCTTACCGATTACGGATTCCGGGTGAGAACGGAAAGGTATGACTGGAGGTACTCCATAACCGCAGAGCTATAGCCGGCTCCCTTCGGTCCAAATCGTCTATTTCCAGCT from the Syntrophorhabdaceae bacterium genome contains:
- a CDS encoding ABC transporter ATP-binding protein; this encodes MLSVKNLDVAYGHAKVLHGITLRVENGEMAFVAGRNGAGKTTLLKSVAGFLKPSSGSIFFEEKEITGLAPEKIALMGIRYVFQDKRVFSQLTVKENLELAAYPTREKIADAIAKVVSIYPKIEKYLNARAGSLSGGQRQILLIGRALVGNPRLLLIDEPTEGLAAGTINDILNVLSLMKGKVSMVIVEQNLSVVGMLADKVYVMKEGKVVTELTEKGEINNKSQLEQYL
- a CDS encoding cysteine hydrolase, with product MSAPKIEASKTAIVLIEPQYDFLKPGGSMYQFIAQQLEKRNVIPNLVDLIDRARGKVKKIIYVPFEAFEPGFPEIDPHGPGMGGLRGLEIDMPTGWEIEGKPVSGAWVAGTLGPEIIPELTPKKGDLIVRGKKTLDAFWSTALDYTLRVNMIEYVAIVGFHTNWCVESTARSAYDKGYRVIVVGDCTGTDTDMEQDYAEKYIFPKIGHVMNHEDFLKSLI
- a CDS encoding branched-chain amino acid ABC transporter permease, which translates into the protein MSASSPYGKKNSYIATGPRSVMDIAIIAAAFIVLVPVLGINRTTDFIIFCIFVLGYNLLYGYMGRLSFGHMLYLGTGAYALTLFTEHVSKNPILAILAGICAGALIGIILGPIIVRTSGACFALINLAFDQVGYFLVIVAFSKYTGGEDGMSAYFGKLPLLDFGKKPVIFGFVLFCLLLTYYLLKKFTSSPYGVLIKSIKENETRVKFLGYNTFAYKWATFIISTSISAFAGALSILNYGYVTPSFIDPSRAVEVIFAALIGGAGSLYGSIIGGVVYMAISNYLASYIPRWEMFLGFALLISVFRFRSGIWGFIVERIEKRHNPSARQS
- a CDS encoding branched-chain amino acid ABC transporter permease, which gives rise to MINTIAYGLTIGAILYIISIGLSLTFGTMRIVNFAHGFVYTAGAYLLVTSLPLVRDNFILGAVLAVAAVIPISYVIERFVIRKLYGVSIDYAIIATYAVVLIGIDLIKWIWGAAPIPLSDPVGIDVSLGGVTLPLYRLIIIMLSLIIFLSLSLFFKKTMVGKIVVASLEDKDAARSLGISVDKYFSYVFIIGSCLAALGGVLYAPITSVHPYMGMMVLLISFAVVLVGGLGNVKGTFVSAFVLGMIMAITGRFWGPAAETMVFVVMGIVLIFKPIDV
- a CDS encoding glycerate kinase; this encodes MNPQSLLRQIFESALQAVDPYETVKVHGDVILSQMRRGKYGRLKIVSFGKAAYLMAKALQDQASDLIGSGIVITKYGHAQTERLGAVMVREAGHPLPDLKGYEATKEAVHIVGEGDSPALIACLISGGGSALLVAPYGEITLAEKQKATSLLLRGGADITEVNTVRKHISLVKGGRLAGLASPSRVISLILSDVIGDRLDVIASGPTAPDNTTYSDALAVIAKYGLGSEMPPGVLDVLKRGAGHALPETPKGGDPIFAKVENIIIGNNKMAAAAAKRKAESLGLATTVISTEVRGEAKLLGRTLAERAKKSLEAMRQTRCRARKGICLISGGEPTVTVTGNGQGGRNTELALAFAREIEGVKGITFLSAATDGTDGPTDAAGAMVDGNTTSIARRTGTDPLEHLNNNDSYNFFRKAGGLFMTGPTGTNVMDLHMAIIESPVDKG
- a CDS encoding methyltransferase domain-containing protein, producing MIYPGEARVRLSTIGRRLALRARVLDLGGGTGVLADLIHRVRQDLRCVAADPALGMLEKGSPHILKAAGLAESLPFKENIFEAVLIGDALHHFDDPFKAILEVMRVLKSDGILFIFDMDPETFAGRIIYRVEKLMREPARFRPPEELSKILTDYGFRVRTERYDWRYSITAEL